The Terriglobia bacterium genome includes the window CATACATGTCGAAGTGGCTCGTCCACCACTTCACGCGGGAATCGCGAGTCGCCTCCTGGTCGTGGATGTAGCCCATTCCCTGTTCGCGGAATGCGCCGTTGTGAAACCAGTCGTCCCCCATCCATCCGTCCACCATCGGGTTCATGGGGACGGAAACTTTGAGTGCGGGGTGCGGATTGACGAGCGCCATCAAAGGCAGGAAGCCGTCATAAGAGATACCGAGAATTCCAACCTTGCCGTTGGTTTCGGGAACGTTCTTCACAAGCCAATCGATCGTATCGTAGGTGTCGGTAGCGTGGTCCACGGGCGTAGGATTCAGCGGGCCCCGGAGCGGCCGGTTCATCACATAGTCGCCTTCGGAACCATATCTGCCGCGCACGTCCTGCACGACGCGGATGTAGCCGCCGTCGACGATCACGTCGGTAGCGTTGTCGTATCCGTACAGAATCGGCCCGAGGTGCGAGCTATCAGCGTGGCGGGTGAGTTTGTTGGCGTCGTACGGTGTGCGCGTAAGGAGGATGGGCGCGCGAATGGCGCCCGTCGGAACAATGATGACCGTGTGCAGCTTGACACCGTCGCGCATGGGAATCATCACCTCGCGCCTGACGTAATCGAAGCTGCTCGTGACCGGCTCGAACCGAGCCGGGGTTTCGCTGGCCAAGCCGGGGTACTGCGGTCGCGGCGGCGTTTGCGCCAGGCCTGTTTCCAGGAACAGCACGGTGCCCACCACCACGATCAGTCGCAGGAAGACGTAAGAACGGTCGTGAATTGTCATTTAGAGTTCCCCCGCTAGCCTCGTTCCGCAGGATCGCTGCGCTAGGAAGGTGTAAGGCAAGGCGCTGCTGAAATGCAAGCATGAAAGCAACCGGTGCTGTATCAATAGGAATATTGCAGTGTTGGGATTGGGTCGAGGCACTCGGTGCCTTGTGGTGCGAGATTCGTACGTCCGTACGATCCTAACCCGGAGATGGAGGCATATACGAGCCTCCAGAATGCCGCAACAAAGCAAGGCCCCGACTTACTGGCTTGAGAATCACGTAAAGCGCTGTGAGTAGTACTACAAGGCCGGCGCAGTAAACCAGATCGCAGACGATACTGATACGAAACAGCCGTTCGTGCGCCATGATATTCCGAGCGGTTTCCGCAGCCTTGCCCGCGACAATCAGCCGTTCGTGGATAAGAAAATTAGCTCAAAGACCACGGCCGCCATCGTGAATAGGCAAGTAAATCCCGCGACTTTTGCAGCTTTGCGTTGTGACTGGCCGATACCGCTGATAGTCATTTCGTTTCCCGCTGAGGCGACCTTGCCGATTGGGCCGGGATAGCGGCATTGCCCTGGGCCTGTCGACACGGCTTCATTGCTCCTTGCTCTCACTGGTGGATGGGCAGAAGCCCCAACGTCCGCGCCAGCTTTGCCGGAGCCGTTCCCGCTCCTCAGGGGTCATGTGCTCCCAG containing:
- a CDS encoding DUF4386 domain-containing protein, with the translated sequence MHERLIVAGKAAETARNIMAHERLFRISIVCDLVYCAGLVVLLTALYVILKPVSRGLALLRHSGGSYMPPSPG